The region GCGATCGCAACCGCATCCGCGAAAGCGTCACCATCCACCGTGGCACAGTACAGGGTGGTGGATTGACGAAGGTGGGCAGCGATAACCTGCTGATGATCAACGCGCACATTGCGCACGATTGTACGGTTGGAAATCGCTGTATCCTCGCAAATAACGCGACGCTGGCGGGGCATGTTTCCGTCGACGACTTTGCCATCATCGGCGGCATGACCGCAGTGCATCAGTTCTGCATTATCGGTGCGCACGTGATGGTTGGCGGGTGTTCCGGCGTTGCCCAGGACGTACCGCCTTACGTGATCGCTCAGGGCAACCATGCCACACCGTTTGGTGTGAACATTGAAGGTCTGAAACGTCGCGGCTTTAGCAGAGAAGCGTTAGTGGCTATTCGTAATGCGTACAAATTGCTGTACCGCAGCGGTAAAACGCTGGAAGAGGCGAAACCGGAAATTGCTGAGCTTGCTGCGAAGCACCCGGAAGTTGACGCATTTATGCAGTTCTTTGAGCGCTCAACACGTGGTTTGATCCGTTAATGATCGACGCGCGTCCTCTTACGATAGCCCTCGTCGCCGGAGAAACCTCCGGCGATATTCTTGGTGCCGGTCTTATCCGCGCGCTGCGAGCTCGCCTGCCGAATGCTCGTTTTGTCGGGGTCGCGGGGCCGCGTATGCAGGCCGAAGGCTGCGAAGCCTGGTATGAAATGGAAGAGCTGGCGGTAATGGGCATCGTTGAGGTGCTGGGGCGTTTGCGCCGTCTGCTGCATATCCGCGCCGATTTAACCCGTCGTTTTAGCGAACTGAAACCGGATGTCTTTGTCGGCATCGACGCGCCGGATTTCAATATTACCCTCGAAGGCAATCTGAAAAAGCAGGGTATTAAAACCATCCACTATGTCAGTCCGTCCGTCTGGGCGTGGCGACAAAAACGCGTTTTCAAAATCGGCAGAGCCACCAACCTGGTGCTCGCGTTTCTGCCTTTCGAAAAAGCGTTTTACGATAAATTTAACGTACCGTGCCGTTTTATCGGCCATACCATGGCGGATGCCATGCCGCTGGATCCCGATAAGAACGCGGCGCGGGCGCACCTTGGGATTGCTGATAACGTGCATTGTCTGGCTTTACTGCCGGGCAGTCGCGGGGCGGAAGTCGAAATGCTGAGTGCGGACTTCCTGCGTACCGCCCAGTTGCTGCGTGAGCGCTACCCCGATCTTGAAGTGATTGTGCCGTTGGTCAATGCGAAACGGCGTGAACAGTTTGAGCGCATTAAAGCGGAAGTCGCACCCGAGCTGCCGGTGCATATGCTTGATGGCCAGGCGCGGGAAGCGATGATCGCCGCAGACGCCGCGCTGCTGGCCTCGGGGACCGCTGCGCTGGAGTGCATGCTGGCGAAATGCCCGATGGTAGTTGGCTATCGTATGAAGCCATTCACTTTCTGGCTGGCAAAACGTCTGGTAAAAACGCCCTATGTGTCGCTGCCAAACTTGCTTGCCGGGCGTGAGCTGGTTAAAGAGTTGCTCCAGGATGAATGCAATCCCCGGGCGCTTGCTGCCGCGCTGGAACCCTTACTGGCCAACGGCAAAACCAGCCACGAGATGCACGACATTTTCCGCGAATTGCATTTGCAGATTCGCTGCAATGCCGATGAACAGGCGGCTGACGCCGTACTGGAGTTAGCACAATGATAGAGTTTGTTTATCCGCATACGCATTTGGTCGCGGGTGTGGATGAAGTCGGTCGCGGCCCGCTGGTGGGCGCGGTAGTAACAGCGGCGGTGATCCTCGATCCTGAACGTCCTATTATCGGTCTGAACGATTCTAAAAAATTATCCGAAAAACGCCGTTTGTCGCTCTGCGATGAGATCAAAGAGAAGGCGCTGGCCTGGAGCCTGGGCCGCGCGGAACCGCATGAAATTGACGAGTTGAACATTTTGCATGCCACCATGCTGGCGATGCAGCGCGCTGTTGCCGGGCTAGCAATTGCGCCTGAGTTCGTGCTGATCGACGGTAACCGTTGCCCGGCTTTGCCGATGCCTTCGCTGGCGGTGGTAAAAGGCGATAGCCGTGTCGCAGAAATCAGCGCCGCGTCGATTCTCGCCAAAGTGACCCGCGATGCGGAGATGGCCGAACTTGATATCATTTTTCCGCAATATGGCTTTGCGCAGCATAAAGGCTATCCTACGGCTTTCCATCTGGAGAGACTGGCGGAGCACGGCGCAACCGAGCATCACCGACGCAGCTTTGCGCCGGTCAAACGCGCGTTGGGTCTTGCGTCCTGATTCTTGTGAACGTGAAATAAACCAGGCTGGGATCTAAAAATGGCTGAACCACGTTTCGTACACCTGCGGGTGCATAGCGACTATTCCATGATTGACGGGCTGGCGAAAACCGGACCGCTGGTGAAAAAGGCGGCCGCGCTCGGCATGCCTGCGCTGGCGATCACCGATTTTACCAACCTGTGTGGTCTGGTGAAGTTTTACGGAACGGCGCACGGTGCCGGGATGAAGCCTATCGTCGGTGCTGATTTTCATGTGCAAAGCGATCTGCTTGGCGACGAGCTGACGCAGCTCACCGTTCTCGCTATCAACAACACCGGTTATCAAAACCTGACGCTGCTTATTTCGCGCGCCTACCAGCGCGGTTATGGCGCGCTCGGCCCGTGGATTGACCGTGACTGGCTGCTGGAACTCAATGAAGGGCTGATTCTGCTTTCCGGCGGGCGCATGGGCGACGTGGGTAAAAGCGTGCTGCGCGGCAATAGCGCACTGGTTGAGCAGTGTCTTGAGTTCTATAAAACCCATTTTCACGATCGCTACTACCTGGAGCTGATCCGTACCGGGCGAGCGGACGAAGAGTCTTACCTGCATGCCGCTGTCGCACTGGCAGAAGAGCATGACTTGCCGGTTGTTGCGACCAACGATGTGCGGTTTATTGATGCCGACGACTTCGACGCCCATGAGATCCGCGTGGCGATCCACGACGGTTTTACCCTCGACGATCCCAAACGCCCGCGTAACTATTCGCCGCAGCAATACATGCGCAGCGAAGAGGAGATGTGCGAGCTCTTCTCGGATATCCCGGAAGCGCTGGAGAATACGGTCGAAATCGCCAAACGCTGTAACGTCACCGTTCGTCTTGGCGAATATTTCCTGCCGCAGTTTCCGACGGGGGATATGACCACCGAGGATTTCCTCGTGGCGAAATCCAAAGAGGGGCTGGAAGAACGACTGGCATTTCTCTTCCCGGATGAAAACGTGCGCGCCGAAAAGCGCCCGCCTTACGATGAACGTCTCGATATTGAACTCCAGGTTATCAACCAGATGGGGTTCCCGGGCTACTTCCTCATCGTGATGGAATTTATCCAGTGGTCGAAAGACAACGGCGTACCGGTAGGGCCGGGACGTGGTTCCGGTGCGGGTTCGCTGGTGGCGTATGCGCTGAAAATTACCGACCTCGATCCGCTGGAGTTTGACCTGCTGTTCGAACGTTTCCTTAACCCGGAACGTGTGTCGATGCCTGACTTCGACGTCGATTTCTGCATGGAAAAACGCGACCAGGTTATCGAGCACGTGGCGGATATGTACGGGCGCGATGCGGTATCACAGATCATCACCTTTGGTACCATGGCGGCGAAAGCGGTTATCCGCGACGTTGGCCGCGTGCTTGGCCACCCGTATGGCTTTGTCGACCGAATTTCAAAACTGGTGCCGCCGGATCCGGGCATGACGCTGGCTAAAGCGTTTGAAGCCGAACCGCAACTGCCAGAAATTTACGAAGCCGACGAAGAGGTCAAAGCGCTGATCGATATGGCGCGCAAGCTGGAAGGGGTGACGCGAAACGCCGGGAAACACGCCGGTGGTGTGGTTATCGCGCCAACCAAAATTACCGACTTTGCGCCGCTGTATTGTGATGAAGCCGGTCAGCATCCGGTTACCCAGTTCGATAAAAACGACGTGGAATATGCGGGCCTGGTGAAGTTCGACTTCCTCGGGCTGCGTACGCTGACCATCATTAACTGGGCGCTAGAGATGATTAACGCCCGGCGCGAGAAGAACGGCGAGCCGCCGCTGGACATCGCCGCTATTCCGCTGGATGACAAGAAAAGTTTCGACATGCTGCAACGCTCGGAAACCACGGCGGTTTTCCAGCTTGAATCCCGCGGCATGAAAGACCTGATCAAACGCCTGCAGCCTGACTGCTTCGAAGATATGATCGCTCTGGTGGCGCTGTTCCGTCCGGGTCCGCTGCAATCAGGCATGGTGGATAACTTTATCGACCGTAAACACGGGCGTGAAGAGATCTCCTACCCGGATGTTCAGTGGCAGCACGAGAGCCTGAAGCCGGTGTTGGAGCCAACTTATGGCATCATCTTGTATCAGGAACAGGTGATGCAGATTGCGCAGGTGCTTTCGGGTTACACCCTTGGCGGCGCAGATATGCTGCGCCGTGCGATGGGTAAGAAAAAGCCGGAAGAGATGGCCAAGCAGCGCTCGATTTTTGAAGATGGCGCGAAGAAAAACGGTATCGACGGCGAACTGGCGATGAAAATCTTCGACCTGGTGGAAAAATTCGCAGGTTACGGATTTAACAAATCGCACTCTGCCGCCTATGCTTTGGTGTCGTACCAGACGCTGTGGCTGAAGGCGCACTATCCGGCCGAGTTTATGGCGGCGGTAATGACTGCCGATATGGACAACACCGAGAAAGTGGTTGGCCTGGTCGATGAGTGCTGGCGCATGGGGCTGAAAATTCTGCCGCCGGATATCAACTCAGGTCTGTACCATTTCCACGTTAATGACGATGGCGAAATTGTTTACGGCATCGGCGCGATCAAAGGCGTGGGGGAAGGCCCGATCGAAGCGATCATTGAAGCGCGCAACAACGGTGGCTACTTCCGCGAATTGTTCGATCTTTGCGCCCGTACCGACATCAAAAAACTCAATCGTCGTGTACTGGAAAAGCTGATTATGTCCGGGGCGTTTGATCGCCTTGGCCCGCATCGAGCTGCGCTAATGAACGCGCTGGGCGATGCGCTGAAAGCCGCCGATCAGCACTCGAAAGCCGAGGCGATTGGGCAGGCGGATATGTTTGGCGTGTTGGCAGAAGAGCCGGAGCAGATCGAGCAGTCCTACGCCAGTTGCCAGCCGTGGCCGGAACAGGTGGTGCTGGATGGCGAGCGTGAAACGTTAGGGTTGTACCTGACAGGTCACCCGATTAACCAGTATTTAAAAGAAATTGAGCGCTATGTCGGAGGCTACCGGCTGAAAGACATGCATCCGACCGAACGTGGGAAAGTGACCACGGCGGCGGGGCTCGTCATTGCCGCGCGGGTTATGGTCACCAAGCGCGGCAATCGTATCGGCATCTGTACCCTGGATGACCGTTCCGGGCGTCTTGAAGTGATGTTGTTCACTGATGCCCTGGATAAATACCAGCAACTGCTGGAAAAAGACCGCATACTTATCGTCAGCGGACAGGTCAGCTTTGATGACTTCAGTGGGGGGCTTAAAATGACCGCCCGCGAAGTGATGGACATTGACGAAGCCCGGGAAAAATATGCCCGTGGGCTTGCTATCTCGCTGACGGACAGGCAAATTGATGACCAGCTTTTAAACCGACTCCGTCAGTCTCTGGAACCCCACCGTTCGGGAACCATTCCAGTACATCTCTACTATCAGAGGACGGATGCGCGCGCGCGATTACGCTTCGGCGCAACGTGGCGTGTCTCTCCGAGCGATCGTTTACTCAACGATCTGCGTGGCCTCATAGGTTCGGAGCAGGTGGAACTGGAGTTTGACTAATACAGGAATACTATGAGTCTGAATTTCCTTGATTTCGAACAGCCGATTGCTGAGCTGGAAGCGAAAATCGATTCTCTGACCGCCGTTGGCCGTCAGGATGAAAAACTGGATATTAACATCGACGAAGAAGTGCATCGTCTGCGTGAGAAAAGCGTTGAGCTGACACGTAAAATTTTCGCCGATCTTGGCGCATGGCAGGTCGCGCAGTTGGCTCGCCATCCGCTGCGTCCATACACCCTGGATTATGTCCGCCTGGCTTTCGACGAGTTCGACGAACTGGCTGGCGATCGTGCTTACGCTGACGATAAAGCCATTGTTGGCGGTATCGCGCGTCTGGATGGGCGTCCGGTGATGATCATCGGCCACCAGAAAGGCCGCGAAACCAAAGAAAAAATCCGCCGTAACTTCGGTATGCCTGCACCGGAAGGGTATCGCAAAGCGCTGCGCCTGATGGAAATGGCAGAACGCTTCAACATGCCGATCATTACCTTTATCGACACGCCGGGTGCTTATCCGGGCGTGGGCGCGGAAGAGCGTGGTCAGTCTGAAGCGATCGCGCGTAACCTGCGTGAAATGTCCCGCCTGAGCGTGCCGGTTATCTGCACAGTGATTGGCGAAGGCGGCTCCGGCGGCGCACTGGCGATTGGTGTGGGCGATAAAGTGAATATGCTGCAATACAGCACCTATTCTGTTATCTCCCCGGAAGGTTGCGCATCGATTCTGTGGAAAAGCGCCGATAAAGCGCCGCTGGCTGCCGAAGCGATGGGGATTATCGCCCCGCGTCTGAAAGAACTGAAACTGATCGACTCGATCATTCCGGAACCGCTGGGCGGTGCTCATCGTAACCCGGAAGCGATGGCGGCGTCGCTGAAAGCACAACTGCTGGCCGATCTGGCCGATCTGGATGTGCTGAGCAAAGACGATCTGCGTAACCGCCGTTACCAGCGTCTGATGAGCTACGGCTACGCCTGATCCTCATCCCACTCTGAAAAGCCGCACCGCTGTGCGGCTTTTTTTATACCTGCCGTTTAGCTCAACTATGCTTAGCTAAGGTTTTTAACGGAGGTAGCCGTGAATATTATTGCCATCATGGGACCACATGGCGTTTTCTATAAAGATGAGCCAATTAAGGAGCTTGAGCAGGCATTACAGGCCCAGGGCTTTCAACTTATCTGGCCGCAAAACAGCACCGACTTACTGAAATTTATCGAACACAACCCGCGCATCTGCGGCGTTATCTTTGACTGGGATGAGTACTCCCTCGATCTGTGCAGCGAAATCAATCAGCTTAACGAATATCTCCCGCTGTACGCCTTTATCAATACCCACTCGACGATGGACGTCAGCATCCAGGATATGCGCATGGCGCTATGGTTTTTCGAGTATGCGCTGGGTGTGTCCGAGGATATTGCTACGCGTATCGGCCAGTACACCCGCGAGTATCTCGAAACCATCACGCCGCCGTTTACCCGCGCGCTGTTTACCTACGTT is a window of Enterobacter sp. R4-368 DNA encoding:
- the accA gene encoding acetyl-CoA carboxylase carboxyl transferase subunit alpha, with product MSLNFLDFEQPIAELEAKIDSLTAVGRQDEKLDINIDEEVHRLREKSVELTRKIFADLGAWQVAQLARHPLRPYTLDYVRLAFDEFDELAGDRAYADDKAIVGGIARLDGRPVMIIGHQKGRETKEKIRRNFGMPAPEGYRKALRLMEMAERFNMPIITFIDTPGAYPGVGAEERGQSEAIARNLREMSRLSVPVICTVIGEGGSGGALAIGVGDKVNMLQYSTYSVISPEGCASILWKSADKAPLAAEAMGIIAPRLKELKLIDSIIPEPLGGAHRNPEAMAASLKAQLLADLADLDVLSKDDLRNRRYQRLMSYGYA
- the lpxA gene encoding acyl-ACP--UDP-N-acetylglucosamine O-acyltransferase, with amino-acid sequence MIDKTAFIHPTAIVEDGAVIGANAHIGPFCIVGPHVEIGDGTVLKSHVVVNGHTTIGRDNEIYQFASIGEVNQDLKYAGEPTRVEIGDRNRIRESVTIHRGTVQGGGLTKVGSDNLLMINAHIAHDCTVGNRCILANNATLAGHVSVDDFAIIGGMTAVHQFCIIGAHVMVGGCSGVAQDVPPYVIAQGNHATPFGVNIEGLKRRGFSREALVAIRNAYKLLYRSGKTLEEAKPEIAELAAKHPEVDAFMQFFERSTRGLIR
- the dnaE gene encoding DNA polymerase III subunit alpha, with the translated sequence MAEPRFVHLRVHSDYSMIDGLAKTGPLVKKAAALGMPALAITDFTNLCGLVKFYGTAHGAGMKPIVGADFHVQSDLLGDELTQLTVLAINNTGYQNLTLLISRAYQRGYGALGPWIDRDWLLELNEGLILLSGGRMGDVGKSVLRGNSALVEQCLEFYKTHFHDRYYLELIRTGRADEESYLHAAVALAEEHDLPVVATNDVRFIDADDFDAHEIRVAIHDGFTLDDPKRPRNYSPQQYMRSEEEMCELFSDIPEALENTVEIAKRCNVTVRLGEYFLPQFPTGDMTTEDFLVAKSKEGLEERLAFLFPDENVRAEKRPPYDERLDIELQVINQMGFPGYFLIVMEFIQWSKDNGVPVGPGRGSGAGSLVAYALKITDLDPLEFDLLFERFLNPERVSMPDFDVDFCMEKRDQVIEHVADMYGRDAVSQIITFGTMAAKAVIRDVGRVLGHPYGFVDRISKLVPPDPGMTLAKAFEAEPQLPEIYEADEEVKALIDMARKLEGVTRNAGKHAGGVVIAPTKITDFAPLYCDEAGQHPVTQFDKNDVEYAGLVKFDFLGLRTLTIINWALEMINARREKNGEPPLDIAAIPLDDKKSFDMLQRSETTAVFQLESRGMKDLIKRLQPDCFEDMIALVALFRPGPLQSGMVDNFIDRKHGREEISYPDVQWQHESLKPVLEPTYGIILYQEQVMQIAQVLSGYTLGGADMLRRAMGKKKPEEMAKQRSIFEDGAKKNGIDGELAMKIFDLVEKFAGYGFNKSHSAAYALVSYQTLWLKAHYPAEFMAAVMTADMDNTEKVVGLVDECWRMGLKILPPDINSGLYHFHVNDDGEIVYGIGAIKGVGEGPIEAIIEARNNGGYFRELFDLCARTDIKKLNRRVLEKLIMSGAFDRLGPHRAALMNALGDALKAADQHSKAEAIGQADMFGVLAEEPEQIEQSYASCQPWPEQVVLDGERETLGLYLTGHPINQYLKEIERYVGGYRLKDMHPTERGKVTTAAGLVIAARVMVTKRGNRIGICTLDDRSGRLEVMLFTDALDKYQQLLEKDRILIVSGQVSFDDFSGGLKMTAREVMDIDEAREKYARGLAISLTDRQIDDQLLNRLRQSLEPHRSGTIPVHLYYQRTDARARLRFGATWRVSPSDRLLNDLRGLIGSEQVELEFD
- the lpxB gene encoding lipid-A-disaccharide synthase, with product MIDARPLTIALVAGETSGDILGAGLIRALRARLPNARFVGVAGPRMQAEGCEAWYEMEELAVMGIVEVLGRLRRLLHIRADLTRRFSELKPDVFVGIDAPDFNITLEGNLKKQGIKTIHYVSPSVWAWRQKRVFKIGRATNLVLAFLPFEKAFYDKFNVPCRFIGHTMADAMPLDPDKNAARAHLGIADNVHCLALLPGSRGAEVEMLSADFLRTAQLLRERYPDLEVIVPLVNAKRREQFERIKAEVAPELPVHMLDGQAREAMIAADAALLASGTAALECMLAKCPMVVGYRMKPFTFWLAKRLVKTPYVSLPNLLAGRELVKELLQDECNPRALAAALEPLLANGKTSHEMHDIFRELHLQIRCNADEQAADAVLELAQ
- the rnhB gene encoding ribonuclease HII, which codes for MIEFVYPHTHLVAGVDEVGRGPLVGAVVTAAVILDPERPIIGLNDSKKLSEKRRLSLCDEIKEKALAWSLGRAEPHEIDELNILHATMLAMQRAVAGLAIAPEFVLIDGNRCPALPMPSLAVVKGDSRVAEISAASILAKVTRDAEMAELDIIFPQYGFAQHKGYPTAFHLERLAEHGATEHHRRSFAPVKRALGLAS